A genomic stretch from Dissulfurispira thermophila includes:
- a CDS encoding 2-oxoacid:ferredoxin oxidoreductase subunit beta produces the protein MPSLDDYKGQDPAWCPGCGNFSILKAFKDAMVELSVEPFQLTVVSGIGQAGKFPHYIRCNTFNGLHGRTLPVATGIRLSNHEMLVIAVAGDGDCYGEGGNHLIHAMRRNINVKLFVHDNQIYGLTKGQASPTSMEGIITKNQPFGVLSEQLNPIALAVALDCSFVARGFAGDTEHLKWLIKEAINHKGFTLVDILQPCITFNKVNTFQWYRQRVYRIEAEYNPEDRIEAFKKSLEWGDRIPIGIIYKNNRPIYEEKIPVIKDIPLVRQPFDITRIEKTLKDFY, from the coding sequence ATGCCCTCATTAGATGATTATAAAGGTCAAGATCCTGCATGGTGTCCTGGATGCGGCAACTTCAGCATACTTAAGGCATTCAAAGATGCAATGGTTGAACTCAGCGTAGAACCGTTCCAATTGACAGTAGTCTCTGGAATAGGTCAGGCAGGAAAGTTTCCTCATTATATTAGATGCAATACATTTAATGGTCTTCATGGAAGGACACTTCCTGTTGCAACTGGCATAAGACTTTCAAATCATGAAATGCTTGTAATCGCTGTTGCAGGAGACGGAGACTGCTACGGAGAAGGTGGTAATCATCTCATACATGCTATGAGGAGGAACATTAATGTAAAATTGTTTGTACATGACAATCAGATATATGGACTAACAAAGGGACAGGCATCTCCTACAAGTATGGAGGGGATAATAACAAAAAATCAGCCATTCGGTGTGCTTTCAGAACAACTCAATCCAATAGCATTAGCTGTAGCGCTCGACTGCAGCTTTGTAGCAAGAGGATTTGCAGGTGATACAGAACATTTAAAATGGCTGATAAAAGAAGCAATAAATCATAAGGGATTTACTCTTGTGGACATATTACAACCTTGCATCACATTCAATAAGGTAAACACATTCCAATGGTATCGTCAGCGGGTCTATCGCATCGAAGCTGAATATAATCCAGAAGACAGAATTGAGGCATTCAAAAAATCACTTGAATGGGGAGACAGGATTCCTATAGGAATAATCTATAAAAATAATAGACCAATATATGAAGAAAAGATACCAGTAATTAAAGACATCCCTCTTGTAAGACAGCCATTTGATATAACAAGAATAGAAAAGACATTAAAAGACTTTTATTAA
- a CDS encoding 2-oxoacid:acceptor oxidoreductase subunit alpha, whose protein sequence is MDYSIKIGGEAGQGIQTIGETLSKVFSSAGYHVFTHQDYESRIRGGHNFFQIRFSEKSVMASRDKIDIIVAFDKASIEQHERELSEYGQIIYDSSTLKQKYEKSYFLDIPFTELAVKHGKNKIMANTVAIGAVHGMLGMELDILIKIIKDTFIKKGEDIIKANIDSAIAGHDYAIKQCLKCSFATAPFTKPKMLIAGNDAIGLGAIASGCKFYAAYPMTPSTGIMLYISSKAKEYGIIVEQAEDEISAINMALGASFAGVRAMTGSSGGGFALMVEGLSLAAMTETPIVIALAQRPGPATGFPTRTEQAELQFALYTAHGEFPRVIFAPGTPEQAFYLTNKAFDIAEKYQIPVLILTDQYLADSQWTYDNFDISKIKYIDYRLRGDALKSLKEYKRHAFTNNGITPLAVLGDSKHLVVADSDEHDEEGHIIEDAETRVKMVDKRLFKKLPLIHKEIEPPLFYGHQNPEIVISGWGSTYGVMKEVVDELLSNWDIAMLHFSEIYPFPPTNKFNYLKVLKDAKITICIENNATGQFAKLMRTETGYSFNQLINKYDGRPFTIEFLMGEIDALIR, encoded by the coding sequence ATGGACTATTCAATAAAGATAGGCGGAGAAGCAGGACAGGGCATTCAAACAATAGGGGAAACACTATCAAAGGTGTTTTCAAGTGCAGGTTATCATGTATTTACACATCAGGACTATGAATCACGGATAAGAGGCGGTCATAATTTCTTTCAGATAAGATTCTCTGAAAAATCTGTAATGGCATCAAGAGATAAAATCGATATAATTGTTGCTTTTGATAAAGCAAGCATAGAGCAACACGAAAGAGAACTCTCTGAATACGGCCAGATAATATATGATTCGTCAACATTGAAACAGAAATACGAAAAATCCTATTTTCTCGATATACCATTCACAGAACTTGCAGTAAAACATGGCAAGAATAAGATAATGGCAAATACCGTTGCTATAGGTGCAGTACATGGAATGCTTGGGATGGAACTTGATATCTTGATTAAAATTATAAAAGATACTTTCATAAAAAAAGGCGAGGATATTATAAAAGCAAATATTGATTCTGCAATAGCAGGGCATGACTATGCTATAAAGCAATGCCTTAAATGCTCTTTTGCAACAGCACCCTTTACCAAACCTAAAATGTTAATAGCTGGCAATGATGCCATAGGCTTGGGAGCAATTGCATCAGGATGTAAATTCTACGCAGCATATCCTATGACTCCATCAACAGGTATAATGCTTTATATCTCAAGCAAGGCAAAAGAATATGGGATTATCGTTGAACAAGCAGAGGATGAAATATCAGCAATAAATATGGCTCTGGGTGCTTCTTTTGCAGGTGTAAGGGCAATGACAGGAAGCTCTGGAGGCGGATTTGCCTTGATGGTTGAAGGCTTATCTCTTGCTGCTATGACAGAGACACCGATAGTAATAGCACTTGCACAAAGGCCTGGACCTGCAACAGGGTTTCCTACAAGAACAGAGCAGGCAGAACTGCAGTTTGCTCTATACACTGCACACGGAGAATTTCCAAGGGTTATCTTTGCACCTGGAACGCCTGAACAGGCATTTTATCTCACAAATAAGGCATTTGATATCGCAGAAAAATACCAGATACCTGTACTTATACTCACAGACCAATATCTTGCAGATTCACAATGGACATACGATAATTTTGACATCAGCAAAATTAAATACATAGATTACAGACTTAGAGGCGATGCCCTTAAAAGCCTTAAAGAATATAAAAGACATGCATTCACAAATAATGGTATAACACCATTAGCTGTCTTAGGAGATTCAAAACACCTCGTTGTAGCAGATAGCGATGAACATGACGAAGAAGGACATATAATAGAGGATGCAGAGACAAGAGTAAAGATGGTGGATAAAAGGCTCTTTAAAAAACTGCCTTTAATACACAAAGAAATCGAGCCGCCTTTGTTTTATGGCCACCAAAATCCAGAAATAGTTATTTCAGGCTGGGGTTCTACTTATGGAGTCATGAAAGAGGTTGTAGATGAACTCTTATCAAACTGGGATATTGCCATGCTTCATTTCAGTGAAATTTATCCTTTCCCTCCAACAAACAAATTCAATTATCTAAAAGTGTTAAAAGATGCAAAGATAACTATATGTATCGAAAACAATGCCACAGGTCAGTTTGCAAAGCTCATGCGGACAGAGACAGGATATTCATTTAATCAGTTAATCAATAAGTATGATGGAAGACCATTTACAATAGAATTTTTGATGGGAGAGATAGATGCCCTCATTAGATGA
- a CDS encoding DUF4912 domain-containing protein, which produces MKRQKATKKVKAEKKAKTKKTKKAISKKKTVKKTATKTVPKKPVKKSIAKKNIKKVAKKTTIKTAIRKSLTTKPEIKKTLDKLTVAELKALAKELGITLKSGLKKADIIIAISKSKVKIEKSAQEKTKRTQESVPVLLHPKEYGENKLASMPVTPTQVYTYWEITEDTLSQYQGSLNLKVINTNTKAFFYMPISERIGEQFINVRPAGEYTVEIGVINYKGEFVRILKSTVVETPSVGVTVLETKEESQIAGLSEEFFEIPESISSY; this is translated from the coding sequence ATGAAAAGACAGAAGGCAACAAAAAAGGTAAAGGCTGAAAAAAAGGCAAAAACAAAAAAAACAAAAAAGGCAATATCAAAGAAAAAGACAGTTAAAAAGACTGCTACAAAAACTGTCCCTAAAAAGCCTGTAAAAAAGAGCATTGCTAAAAAAAATATTAAGAAAGTAGCAAAAAAAACCACTATAAAAACAGCTATTAGAAAATCTTTAACTACAAAGCCTGAAATAAAAAAAACTCTCGATAAATTAACTGTTGCAGAACTCAAGGCACTTGCAAAAGAGCTTGGTATTACATTAAAAAGTGGACTAAAAAAAGCAGATATTATCATAGCCATCAGTAAATCGAAAGTCAAAATAGAAAAGTCTGCACAGGAAAAAACAAAAAGAACTCAGGAGTCAGTGCCAGTGCTGCTTCATCCTAAAGAATATGGCGAGAACAAACTCGCATCTATGCCAGTAACACCCACGCAGGTATATACCTATTGGGAAATAACAGAAGATACTTTATCACAATACCAAGGGAGTCTGAATCTGAAAGTAATTAATACAAACACAAAGGCATTTTTCTATATGCCAATATCAGAGCGTATCGGTGAGCAGTTTATAAATGTTCGCCCAGCAGGTGAGTATACAGTAGAGATAGGGGTTATTAATTATAAAGGGGAATTTGTTAGAATATTAAAATCAACAGTAGTGGAAACACCCTCCGTAGGTGTAACTGTTTTGGAAACAAAAGAAGAATCGCAAATTGCAGGATTGTCAGAAGAATTTTTTGAAATTCCTGAGTCTATAAGTTCTTATTGA
- the polA gene encoding DNA polymerase I, whose protein sequence is MKQFSLFKNNEGTEVEQTESETPSIPHITHSTLPIIELSFDIEATGKNPLSDSVVGIALCKEKGKAYYVPIRHVHNTNIPDALNILKGVLEDESISKIGHNLKYDILILRQEGIHVKGRLYDTMLASYLLNPNKPDHSLEDTALQYLFHKKKSFTEILGKRHSFSEVPVDEATQYAAEDAELAMELKDILFEKLKAEGLEDLYFDMEMPLIYVLTDMEEIGVKINKERLEELSKELDSYLGMIESRIYNIAGESFNINSPQQLQKILFEKLALKPLKKTKTGYSTGIDVLEELSKIHELPAEILNYRTLYKLKTTYVDALPKLIDKKTGRIHTSFNQTVTATGRLSSSEPNLQNIPIRGEWGTKIREVFIAEKENILISADYSQIELRILAHISGDEGLVDAFNRDIDIHTTTAAELFNTPKESVTEEMRRIAKTVNFGVVYGISPFGLSESLNITPKEAAIYIEQYFKKHEGVKNYMDSAIKMAREKGYVKTLMGRKRPIPEINSHNANIRQQAERFAINTPIQGTAADLIKIAMINIWKKLKGKNLKTRMILQIHDELLFEVPETEIETAKKLIRYEMENALSLSVPLKVDISWGKNWAEAH, encoded by the coding sequence ATGAAACAGTTTTCCCTTTTTAAAAACAATGAAGGAACTGAAGTAGAGCAAACCGAATCAGAAACACCGTCAATTCCACATATCACCCACAGCACATTGCCTATTATTGAACTCTCCTTTGACATAGAGGCTACAGGAAAAAATCCGCTCTCGGATTCTGTTGTCGGCATCGCACTGTGCAAAGAGAAAGGCAAGGCATATTATGTGCCGATAAGACACGTACACAACACAAATATTCCCGATGCCCTTAACATTTTAAAAGGAGTCCTCGAAGATGAATCTATCTCAAAGATAGGGCATAACCTGAAATACGACATCCTCATATTAAGGCAAGAAGGAATTCATGTAAAAGGCAGGCTTTACGATACCATGCTCGCATCATATCTTTTAAATCCAAATAAGCCTGACCACAGCCTTGAAGATACTGCACTGCAATATCTATTTCATAAAAAAAAGTCATTTACAGAGATTCTTGGCAAGAGACATTCATTCTCTGAAGTCCCTGTGGATGAAGCAACACAATATGCTGCAGAGGATGCAGAGTTAGCAATGGAACTAAAAGACATCCTTTTTGAAAAGTTAAAAGCCGAAGGACTCGAGGATTTATATTTTGATATGGAAATGCCTTTGATTTATGTCCTCACAGACATGGAGGAAATCGGAGTAAAAATAAACAAAGAAAGACTTGAAGAATTATCAAAGGAACTGGACAGTTATCTCGGAATGATTGAATCAAGGATATATAATATTGCAGGTGAAAGTTTCAATATAAATTCACCACAGCAATTGCAGAAGATACTCTTTGAAAAACTTGCCCTGAAGCCTTTAAAAAAAACAAAGACAGGATATTCAACAGGAATAGATGTGCTTGAAGAGCTATCAAAAATCCATGAACTTCCAGCAGAGATATTAAACTATAGGACATTATATAAATTGAAAACTACTTATGTAGATGCCCTACCAAAACTCATAGACAAAAAAACAGGAAGGATTCACACATCATTTAATCAAACTGTTACTGCTACAGGAAGATTAAGCAGCAGTGAACCTAACTTGCAGAATATCCCTATTCGTGGAGAATGGGGAACAAAAATACGGGAGGTCTTCATTGCAGAGAAAGAGAATATCCTTATTTCCGCTGACTACTCCCAGATAGAATTGAGAATACTCGCACATATAAGTGGCGATGAAGGATTAGTTGATGCCTTCAACAGAGATATCGATATACACACGACAACAGCAGCCGAGCTATTTAATACCCCAAAGGAGTCGGTAACAGAGGAAATGCGAAGGATAGCAAAGACAGTAAATTTTGGAGTTGTTTATGGAATAAGTCCTTTTGGACTATCTGAGTCACTCAATATCACGCCAAAAGAGGCTGCCATATACATAGAGCAGTATTTCAAAAAACATGAAGGTGTGAAAAATTATATGGATAGTGCCATCAAAATGGCAAGGGAGAAAGGTTATGTTAAAACACTCATGGGAAGAAAAAGACCTATACCTGAAATCAACAGCCACAATGCAAATATCAGGCAACAGGCGGAAAGATTTGCAATAAATACGCCCATACAGGGAACTGCTGCTGATTTAATAAAAATAGCAATGATAAACATATGGAAAAAACTCAAAGGAAAAAATCTTAAAACAAGGATGATACTGCAAATCCATGATGAACTTTTGTTTGAAGTGCCTGAAACTGAAATTGAGACAGCTAAAAAATTAATTAGATATGAAATGGAAAATGCCCTTTCTCTATCAGTGCCATTAAAGGTAGATATAAGCTGGGGCAAAAACTGGGCAGAGGCACATTAA
- a CDS encoding 5'-3' exonuclease yields the protein MNLYLIDGNSYFYRAFHAIRGLTNSKGFPTNAIYGFTTMILKIIREKKPDAIAIAFDSPVPTKRHKIYEEYKAQRPETPDDLIIQIPYIKKIIEAFNISSFEMPGHEADDIICTIAKKAASQNINVFILSGDKDMMQIVGNGIKIYDPMKDLIIDEDYVKERFGVPPKRLPEIMAITGDAIDNIPGVKGIGEKTARELLSKTDSLDELLDHPEKIENERIRKMIIDNIENIKISKTLATIDTDIEVDINLQDMIIKEPDWPSLLHMFTEFEFKSLIKMIPSTGHKPRGEYRTIKDKDELRKVLEC from the coding sequence ATGAACCTTTATCTCATTGATGGCAATTCTTATTTTTACAGGGCATTCCATGCCATTAGGGGACTGACTAATTCAAAGGGCTTTCCTACAAATGCTATCTATGGCTTTACGACCATGATTTTAAAAATAATCAGGGAAAAGAAACCTGATGCAATTGCTATTGCCTTTGACTCACCTGTCCCCACAAAAAGACACAAAATATATGAAGAATATAAGGCACAGAGGCCGGAGACCCCTGATGACTTAATAATCCAGATACCTTATATAAAAAAAATCATAGAGGCATTCAACATATCTTCATTTGAGATGCCAGGCCATGAAGCAGATGACATCATATGCACAATAGCGAAAAAGGCAGCCTCACAAAACATAAATGTATTCATACTGAGTGGAGACAAAGACATGATGCAAATCGTAGGTAATGGTATAAAAATTTATGACCCAATGAAAGATTTGATAATAGATGAAGATTATGTCAAGGAAAGATTTGGGGTGCCCCCTAAAAGACTACCTGAGATAATGGCAATAACAGGAGATGCCATAGATAATATACCAGGGGTAAAAGGAATTGGAGAGAAAACAGCCAGAGAATTACTTTCAAAGACAGATAGCCTCGATGAACTCTTAGACCATCCCGAAAAGATAGAAAACGAAAGGATACGAAAAATGATAATAGATAACATAGAAAACATAAAGATAAGCAAAACCCTTGCAACCATTGACACAGACATTGAAGTAGATATAAATCTTCAGGACATGATAATCAAAGAGCCTGATTGGCCGTCTCTATTACATATGTTCACAGAATTTGAATTCAAGAGCCTGATAAAAATGATTCCGTCAACAGGACACAAGCCGAGAGGAGAATACAGGACTATTAAAGATAAAGATGAATTAAGGAAGGTTTTAGAGTGTTAA
- a CDS encoding adenine phosphoribosyltransferase gives MTIKSKIRTIPDYPKKGIMFRDITTLIKDPVGFRLVIDNFTQRYIKGDVNFDVIVGIESRGFIIGGALSYTLGKGFVPVRKKGKLPAEKISHEYELEYGTDIIEMHKDAFTKDTKVLLVDDLLATGGTALAAAALVEKLGGVVSEMAFIVNLPDVGGEKRLKEKGYKIFALTKFEGD, from the coding sequence GTGACTATCAAATCAAAAATAAGGACAATCCCTGACTATCCAAAAAAGGGCATCATGTTCAGGGATATAACGACTTTAATAAAAGACCCAGTTGGATTCAGACTCGTAATTGATAATTTCACACAGAGATACATAAAAGGAGATGTAAATTTCGATGTTATTGTTGGCATAGAATCACGAGGTTTTATCATCGGTGGAGCATTATCTTATACATTGGGCAAAGGTTTTGTGCCTGTAAGAAAAAAAGGTAAGTTGCCTGCAGAAAAGATAAGCCATGAGTATGAACTTGAATATGGGACAGATATTATAGAAATGCATAAAGATGCCTTTACTAAAGACACAAAAGTACTACTTGTAGATGATCTGCTTGCCACAGGAGGCACAGCACTCGCAGCAGCAGCACTCGTGGAGAAATTGGGGGGGGTAGTCTCTGAGATGGCATTTATCGTAAACCTTCCTGATGTGGGCGGTGAAAAGCGGCTCAAAGAAAAGGGATATAAAATATTTGCATTGACAAAGTTTGAAGGAGATTAA
- the mtnP gene encoding S-methyl-5'-thioadenosine phosphorylase, whose product MSSIKVGIIGGSGLDDPKLLKDAKEKKVKTPFGSPSSPLTVGKINNIDIVILARHGKSHSIYPTGVNFRANIYALKKEGCTHILATTAVGSLREKIRPGDLIFVDQFIDFTRHRPLTFHDEKVIHTPMSEPFCKDLRSLLISSAKALKLRHHTKGTVITIEGPRFSTKAESHMFRSWGADVINMSTVPEVILAREAGICYQTIAMSTDYDCWKEGEDPVTWDMILSIMSKNAENVKKLILKTIPMIKNTDCGCKGGKQ is encoded by the coding sequence ATGAGCAGTATAAAGGTTGGCATCATTGGTGGGTCAGGGCTCGATGACCCAAAGCTATTGAAAGACGCAAAAGAAAAAAAAGTAAAGACACCCTTCGGCAGTCCGTCATCACCTCTAACCGTTGGAAAGATAAATAATATTGATATTGTTATTCTTGCCCGTCATGGTAAAAGTCACTCCATATATCCAACAGGAGTTAATTTCAGAGCAAATATATATGCCTTAAAAAAAGAAGGATGTACACATATACTCGCCACAACAGCAGTTGGCTCTTTAAGAGAAAAAATAAGGCCTGGTGACCTTATATTTGTTGACCAGTTTATAGACTTCACAAGACATAGGCCCCTCACCTTCCATGACGAAAAGGTCATACATACTCCAATGAGTGAGCCTTTCTGCAAAGACCTGCGATCATTGCTTATTTCCTCAGCAAAAGCATTAAAACTCAGACATCATACAAAAGGCACTGTAATTACAATCGAAGGTCCACGATTCTCTACAAAAGCAGAATCCCATATGTTCAGGTCATGGGGTGCCGATGTTATAAATATGTCAACCGTGCCAGAGGTTATACTAGCAAGAGAGGCAGGCATATGTTATCAGACTATAGCTATGTCAACTGATTATGATTGCTGGAAAGAAGGCGAAGATCCCGTGACATGGGATATGATACTTTCAATAATGTCTAAAAATGCAGAGAATGTGAAAAAGCTCATTCTCAAAACAATACCGATGATTAAAAATACTGATTGCGGCTGCAAGGGAGGAAAACAGTGA
- a CDS encoding HAD family hydrolase, whose product MPIKLIIFDLDGTIIDSSIDITNAINYAIEPYGIKPITVQETISLVGEGITRLIEKIIVGSQSSENREQTRKIDRDILVERFLAYYSAHLVDKTTIYPRVRETLKTLRDYKKAVISNKREVLSTKILHALGLLEYLDIVVGSDTTPERKPSPVPILYVLSKLNIKTEETVIVGDSNFDIEAGKAAGIKTIAVTYGYRTVDLLNGADFIIDRMDELLDIIRRIR is encoded by the coding sequence ATGCCAATTAAACTTATAATTTTTGATCTTGATGGGACAATTATAGATTCAAGCATTGATATAACCAATGCCATAAATTATGCTATTGAGCCTTATGGTATTAAACCTATTACTGTTCAGGAAACTATAAGCCTTGTGGGAGAGGGGATTACGAGACTCATAGAAAAGATAATAGTCGGAAGCCAAAGCTCAGAAAACAGAGAACAGACAAGAAAAATAGACAGAGACATTTTAGTGGAAAGGTTCCTTGCTTACTATTCAGCACATCTTGTTGACAAGACTACCATCTATCCGAGAGTAAGGGAGACACTGAAAACATTGAGAGATTATAAAAAGGCAGTAATATCTAATAAAAGAGAGGTATTATCTACCAAAATACTGCATGCTCTCGGACTCTTGGAATATCTTGATATAGTGGTGGGAAGCGACACAACTCCAGAGAGAAAGCCCTCTCCTGTGCCTATTCTCTATGTGCTTTCAAAGCTGAATATAAAAACAGAAGAAACTGTTATTGTTGGCGATAGCAACTTTGATATTGAGGCAGGCAAGGCGGCAGGAATTAAGACCATAGCTGTTACATATGGCTATAGGACGGTAGATTTATTAAATGGCGCTGATTTTATAATAGATAGAATGGATGAGTTATTAGACATAATAAGGAGGATTAGATAG
- a CDS encoding AAA family ATPase has product MGFTIAFAGKGGTGKTSIAGLTIKFLLTKRNGPVLAVDADSNACLNEALGVKIHTTIGKLREESLQAVRSGSDRPGGMSMEQLFDYQVQQSLIEAKGFDLMVMGRPEGPGCYCAANNIIRKYTDLLSDKYPYVVIDNEAGMEHLSRRTTHKVDLLIIVSDPTLKGIQTAKRINELVDELQLDVEKRVLLINRVVGHEGEELKKIAEGFGLNVAGLIPQDDMIFKFDLEGKPVFDLPEDAVSVRSVFNVLQSMKIP; this is encoded by the coding sequence ATGGGGTTTACAATAGCATTTGCAGGTAAAGGCGGCACAGGGAAGACTTCTATTGCAGGGCTTACAATAAAATTTCTTTTAACTAAGAGGAATGGACCAGTGCTTGCAGTAGATGCAGACAGCAACGCATGTCTTAATGAGGCATTAGGCGTAAAAATCCATACGACCATTGGAAAACTCAGAGAAGAATCTCTTCAGGCAGTAAGAAGCGGCAGTGACAGACCCGGGGGTATGTCTATGGAGCAGTTATTTGATTATCAGGTTCAGCAGTCATTGATTGAGGCAAAGGGTTTTGATTTAATGGTTATGGGCAGACCTGAAGGTCCTGGTTGTTACTGCGCAGCCAATAATATAATAAGGAAATATACAGACCTGCTTTCCGATAAATACCCTTATGTTGTTATAGATAACGAGGCAGGAATGGAACACTTAAGCAGAAGAACTACCCATAAAGTTGATCTGCTGATAATTGTGAGCGACCCAACCCTTAAGGGCATTCAGACCGCAAAGAGAATAAATGAACTTGTAGATGAACTTCAACTCGATGTTGAAAAAAGAGTTCTCTTGATTAACAGAGTGGTTGGACATGAAGGAGAAGAACTGAAAAAAATTGCAGAGGGTTTCGGCTTAAATGTTGCTGGTTTGATTCCCCAGGATGATATGATATTCAAATTCGATTTAGAAGGCAAGCCAGTATTCGATCTCCCGGAAGATGCTGTATCTGTGCGGTCTGTATTTAATGTACTTCAGTCTATGAAGATACCATGA
- a CDS encoding dihydropteroate synthase — MLIIGEKLSIIAKRVREAMMKRDKGPIQEIATRQWKEGSGMIDANIGPAEDGGEELMEWMVTTIQEVVPLPICLDTTNYKAIEAGLKVHNNEWGRPLINSTSNDPERFPMLELAAKYNSQIIGLTVGKGGLPADAEERAAIAAEIMARAMEYGVPLEDIYLDPLVLQIATSQDHAMKVIDAIKMFREMNEPPMKTVVGLSNISNGCPKHIRPILNKYYFIMLMNAGLDAAIADAHEMAEAMQEKQLVDDILAGKEIEDKEKMIIIKKTLDVIMNKTLYAHSYLEM, encoded by the coding sequence ATGTTGATAATTGGGGAAAAATTGAGCATTATAGCCAAAAGAGTTAGAGAGGCTATGATGAAAAGGGATAAAGGTCCTATACAGGAGATAGCGACACGGCAGTGGAAAGAAGGTTCAGGCATGATAGATGCTAATATAGGTCCTGCCGAAGATGGTGGTGAAGAGTTGATGGAGTGGATGGTTACAACCATTCAGGAGGTAGTTCCCTTGCCAATATGTCTGGATACTACTAATTATAAGGCGATAGAGGCTGGTCTTAAGGTTCATAATAATGAGTGGGGAAGGCCTCTCATAAATTCTACATCCAATGACCCTGAGAGATTTCCTATGCTCGAATTAGCTGCAAAATATAATTCGCAGATAATAGGTCTTACTGTTGGTAAAGGTGGACTTCCAGCCGATGCAGAGGAAAGGGCGGCTATAGCTGCTGAGATAATGGCAAGGGCAATGGAATATGGTGTGCCTCTTGAAGATATTTATCTTGATCCGCTTGTGCTTCAGATAGCAACATCTCAGGACCATGCTATGAAGGTTATTGATGCTATAAAAATGTTCAGGGAAATGAATGAGCCGCCTATGAAGACAGTTGTCGGACTGAGTAATATTTCAAATGGATGTCCAAAACATATTAGACCGATATTGAACAAATATTATTTTATTATGCTTATGAATGCAGGGCTGGATGCTGCTATTGCAGATGCCCATGAAATGGCAGAAGCTATGCAAGAAAAGCAACTGGTTGATGACATACTCGCGGGCAAAGAGATTGAAGACAAAGAGAAGATGATAATTATAAAAAAGACCCTTGATGTAATAATGAATAAGACACTTTATGCACATTCTTATTTAGAGATGTAA
- a CDS encoding acetyl-CoA decarbonylase/synthase complex subunit delta, producing MAFAAPKETYSGKVFEVVIGTDKAVAFGGENVLPFHSFEGNVPHRPVIAYEIQDIPPDDWPETVKKVYGSVSGDPVTWAKYCQDTLNAKAIALRLLSTHPDRENRSPEDAAKTVKDVLSAINIPLIILGSNHVEKDSSVLVAVSEAAKDKNCVIGKAQEGNYKTIAAAAMANNHKLIAMSELDINLSKQLNILITQMGFDKEKLITDPMCSALGYGLEYTYSVMERIRLAALTQNDATMQPPMLADVGMYVWKIKETQASEAELPAWGSLEERGITWEAVTAASLLMSGAELLIMRHPDAVKAVEKFIDELM from the coding sequence ATGGCTTTTGCTGCACCAAAGGAGACATATTCAGGCAAGGTCTTTGAGGTTGTTATAGGAACTGACAAGGCCGTTGCCTTTGGCGGAGAAAATGTTCTGCCTTTCCATTCCTTTGAAGGAAATGTTCCACATCGTCCTGTGATAGCTTATGAAATTCAGGATATTCCCCCTGATGACTGGCCTGAAACAGTTAAAAAAGTTTATGGCAGTGTTTCAGGCGATCCTGTTACATGGGCAAAATATTGTCAGGATACCTTGAATGCAAAGGCAATAGCATTGAGGCTTTTAAGCACGCATCCTGATAGAGAGAATCGCTCTCCAGAGGACGCAGCAAAGACAGTAAAGGATGTGCTTTCAGCAATAAATATCCCTCTGATAATACTCGGAAGTAATCATGTTGAGAAAGACTCTTCGGTACTTGTTGCTGTCTCTGAGGCTGCAAAAGATAAGAACTGTGTTATCGGAAAGGCACAGGAAGGGAATTACAAAACCATTGCAGCAGCAGCAATGGCAAACAATCACAAGCTTATAGCAATGTCAGAGCTTGATATAAATCTTTCAAAGCAACTTAATATCTTAATAACACAAATGGGGTTTGATAAGGAAAAACTTATAACAGACCCTATGTGTTCTGCACTTGGATATGGTCTTGAATATACATATTCTGTTATGGAGAGGATAAGACTTGCAGCACTTACACAAAATGATGCTACTATGCAGCCGCCAATGCTTGCAGATGTTGGCATGTATGTGTGGAAGATAAAGGAAACACAGGCATCGGAAGCAGAACTTCCTGCATGGGGATCTCTTGAAGAAAGAGGAATAACATGGGAAGCTGTGACAGCAGCCTCATTACTAATGTCTGGTGCAGAGTTGTTGATAATGAGGCATCCGGATGCAGTGAAAGCAGTTGAAAAATTTATAGATGAGTTAATGTAA